Within the Candidatus Aegiribacteria sp. genome, the region TTAAATGAGTAACCTGCTGGATGATCCAGCACGATTACAATACTTGTTTCACATTTTTAACCCACTGTTGCCGCCACTCCGGAGCATCGTAGTTATCCGGCCAGAATTCCGTTTGTCTGGTGATTAACCCGTTCTCAACCGTATGGAATGTTATCGCTCTGGCGATAACTTCGCCATCGGTGATACTTACATCGGTAACCACCTGATTGCCTTCGCAGACAATTGAATTGACGCAAAACCTCCAGGGGCCGTTTGCAGGATAATTTGTATTTATCTCAGCGAAGTTCTTTCTGCCGATGATCAATTCCGACGATTGAGGCCAGTAGCACTCAAAACCTTCAGATAACCACTCGCTGCCTTTGTAAAAATCATTACTTCCCATTGACTTCCAGAAGGCAAGCACAACTTCTTTTGCTGTCATTACAACCGTACTTTCTGTTTATTCATCTTCCCGCATAGTGTAAATTCTGTACTTCCTGCTTATCTCAGAGGTTCTTTTCTTTTCGTTCTGGTATCACCGGCACCTGGTGATCATTACTGAAAACATCATGTTGTAGCTGGTCTTGTCCGCACTCTTCAGCAGTAGTCTCTGTTCTTTTATCAGTTCCAGGCCGTTCTCGTATAGCAGGTCATTAATGTACTGTGGGGAATGTTTGAACATTGATACTTCCCAGTCAGTCGGCTCTTCAATGTAACCCGCATCCGTTTCCTGAGGCGCGGTTGTAAAGGCGAATATCCCACCTTCTCTCATGACTCTTCTTGCATCAGTGAGGATGTCTGACAGATCCCCGATGAAATGGAAGACTCCACAGCAGATGACATGAT harbors:
- a CDS encoding nuclear transport factor 2 family protein; the protein is MTAKEVVLAFWKSMGSNDFYKGSEWLSEGFECYWPQSSELIIGRKNFAEINTNYPANGPWRFCVNSIVCEGNQVVTDVSITDGEVIARAITFHTVENGLITRQTEFWPDNYDAPEWRQQWVKNVKQVL
- a CDS encoding class I SAM-dependent methyltransferase; this translates as MNESDYSETASNYDSQVKEYDSYGHDVLFGMSYDYVKADEKLLDIGIGTGLSSIHFARAGLKIYGLDKSQEMLSACQSKSFTEELKRFDITCDKIPYKNKYFNHVICCGVFHFIGDLSDILTDARRVMREGGIFAFTTAPQETDAGYIEEPTDWEVSMFKHSPQYINDLLYENGLELIKEQRLLLKSADKTSYNMMFSVMITRCR